One segment of Rhodopirellula baltica SH 1 DNA contains the following:
- a CDS encoding peroxidase family protein gives MSLSADAACPSLFSSENRTGIAMTKFWNRWIGGHQSSRSKNRRRSSQRRRLRTETLETRKLLAANLFHNEAFPEDVNEDGQVSAIDALAIINQMNSDGVSGFSSQLQGADGAGSEGQRVNQSRPSRGRMTDVNNDGRDTALDALMVINRLNRDRDFHGGHDQPQDRPDNPDETDTVADEVRSIDGTGNNVENPELGSTDTELLRVAENDYADGISEPSGEDRPSAREISNALAAADPDGTTNNRDLSSFVFAWGQFIDHDIDLSLSPDVDGESFDIDVPAGDAYFDPFNTGEATIGLTRSDFAEGTGTSVDNPAEQVNAITAWIDGSQVYGSDQETADALREFVGGRLLITDDGLLPTDENDGLLAGDIRAAENVVLTSMHALFLREHNRLADEISAEDPSLSDEEIYQQARATVIAQMQSITLNEYLPALLGENAIAEYTGYDSTVDPSIANEFSTAAFRFGHTTLNEEFRFVDDDGNETAESIALANAFFQPGLLEDTGIDPLLKYAASTLSQEVDLEVVDSLRNFLFGPPGAGGFDLVSLNIQRGRDHGLADFNSTREAYGLEAVDSFDQITSDADVAANLEALYGDVNNIDLWVGLLAEDHTEDGSLGETATAIIADQFERLRDGDRFWYENTMTDREVRDIENTSLGDIIARNTNVDSLQENVFFFSPTITGSVVAQQPLTPQNNNRGQLLRDGDAGIVPDSDVDLLARDQSSNRPGQRDRRDDSSAEPMVGVMVELLDSNGEVVDTAITDERGNYRFNDFAESGSYTIQMATSEEYTVLGSGSLSVQVSNGEESLRGMDFAVLV, from the coding sequence GTGTCGCTTTCGGCTGACGCGGCTTGCCCTTCTCTCTTCTCTTCTGAAAACCGCACGGGTATCGCGATGACAAAGTTCTGGAATCGTTGGATCGGAGGCCACCAATCATCTCGTTCAAAGAATCGGCGGCGAAGTTCGCAGCGGCGTCGATTGCGGACCGAGACGCTGGAAACGAGGAAATTGCTGGCCGCCAATTTGTTCCACAATGAAGCTTTTCCAGAAGACGTCAACGAAGACGGTCAGGTGTCTGCGATCGACGCGTTGGCGATCATTAACCAGATGAACAGTGACGGGGTGAGCGGATTCAGTTCCCAATTGCAGGGAGCCGATGGCGCGGGTTCGGAAGGTCAACGCGTCAATCAATCACGTCCTTCCCGTGGCCGGATGACGGATGTCAACAACGATGGTCGTGATACGGCGCTCGATGCATTGATGGTGATCAATCGACTCAACCGCGATCGCGACTTCCACGGTGGTCATGATCAGCCGCAGGATCGTCCTGACAATCCTGATGAAACGGATACCGTTGCCGACGAAGTCCGATCGATCGATGGAACAGGCAACAACGTGGAGAATCCTGAGCTTGGATCGACTGATACGGAGCTACTGCGGGTCGCTGAGAATGACTATGCCGACGGTATCTCAGAACCCAGTGGTGAAGACCGACCAAGTGCACGTGAGATCAGCAACGCGTTGGCCGCGGCGGACCCCGATGGAACCACAAACAATCGCGATCTGAGCTCATTCGTTTTCGCGTGGGGCCAATTCATCGATCATGACATCGACTTGTCTTTGTCACCTGACGTCGATGGGGAATCGTTTGACATTGATGTACCCGCAGGTGACGCCTACTTCGACCCATTCAACACGGGCGAAGCCACGATTGGTTTGACACGCTCCGATTTCGCGGAAGGAACAGGAACTTCCGTCGACAATCCGGCTGAACAAGTCAACGCGATCACGGCTTGGATTGATGGTTCGCAAGTTTATGGCAGCGATCAAGAAACCGCCGATGCACTGCGTGAGTTCGTCGGTGGGCGTTTGCTGATTACGGACGACGGATTGTTGCCAACGGATGAAAACGACGGACTGCTGGCGGGTGACATTCGTGCGGCCGAGAACGTTGTGCTGACATCCATGCACGCGTTGTTCTTGCGAGAACACAACCGATTGGCGGATGAAATCTCTGCGGAAGATCCTTCGCTCAGTGATGAGGAGATCTACCAACAAGCTCGGGCAACCGTCATCGCGCAGATGCAGTCGATCACGTTGAACGAATATTTGCCCGCATTGTTGGGTGAAAACGCGATCGCGGAATACACCGGGTACGACTCAACCGTCGACCCATCGATTGCTAATGAATTCTCGACTGCCGCGTTCCGGTTTGGTCACACGACGCTCAATGAAGAATTCCGATTCGTTGACGACGATGGCAACGAGACGGCCGAGTCGATTGCCCTCGCCAATGCCTTTTTTCAACCGGGTTTATTAGAAGACACCGGAATCGACCCACTGTTGAAATATGCCGCGTCGACCTTGTCACAAGAAGTGGATTTGGAGGTGGTCGATAGCCTGCGGAACTTCTTGTTCGGGCCTCCCGGAGCCGGCGGATTTGATCTGGTATCGCTCAACATTCAGCGTGGTCGCGATCACGGATTGGCTGATTTCAACTCGACGCGAGAAGCGTATGGATTGGAAGCAGTCGATTCATTCGATCAAATCACCAGTGATGCCGACGTAGCTGCCAATTTGGAAGCCTTGTACGGAGATGTGAACAACATCGATCTGTGGGTTGGCTTGTTGGCGGAAGACCATACCGAGGATGGATCGTTGGGCGAAACCGCGACAGCCATCATCGCGGATCAATTCGAAAGGCTTCGTGATGGCGATCGGTTCTGGTACGAAAACACCATGACTGATCGCGAAGTCCGCGACATTGAAAACACTTCGTTGGGTGACATCATCGCTCGAAACACCAACGTTGATTCATTGCAGGAAAACGTGTTTTTCTTCTCACCAACGATTACCGGTTCGGTGGTTGCTCAGCAGCCGTTGACGCCACAAAACAACAACCGTGGGCAGCTTCTTCGAGACGGGGACGCCGGGATCGTGCCGGATTCGGATGTGGATCTGTTGGCTCGCGATCAGTCCAGCAACCGGCCTGGCCAGCGCGATCGTCGGGATGACAGCAGCGCCGAACCGATGGTTGGCGTGATGGTGGAACTGCTTGACAGCAACGGCGAAGTGGTCGATACCGCGATCACTGACGAACGTGGGAACTACCGCTTCAATGACTTTGCTGAGTCCGGATCGTACACCATCCAGATGGCGACATCAGAAGAGTACA